One window of the Vigna radiata var. radiata cultivar VC1973A chromosome 1, Vradiata_ver6, whole genome shotgun sequence genome contains the following:
- the LOC106757180 gene encoding 3-hydroxyisobutyryl-CoA hydrolase 1-like encodes MALSFNFDKEAHQVLFTGNSCVKTVTLNRTQKLNTLSFDMICQIKRYLQMYEKDPSVKLVILKANGKAFCAGGDIVSATVCSLAGHWTSSLFFYKKLLALVYLMATYAKPTVSLINGIVMGAGAGLSMNTKFRVVTEKAIFAMPEVSIGHVPDVGSSYFLSRLPGYFGEYIGLTGARLDGAEMVACGLATHFVHAAKLNTVESLLQNVTSDVTMATLIETCTDKAVLKEDSSFKRLETINNCFSKETVEEIIICLEKELENGAEEWIKNALSSMSSSCPLSLKIFLKSIRLGRVQNFKQCLYRDYIISAHLLRRTVSNNFYEGSRAKLFSKDNKPKWEPSKLELVSDEMVDQCLRNIDDEDLECLELPDHRIESRL; translated from the exons GTACTTTTCACTGGAAATTCTTGTGTAAAGACAGTGACTCTGAACAGAACCCAGAAGCTCAATACCTTAAGTTTTGATATG ATTTgtcaaataaaaagatatttacaaATGTACGAGAAAGACCCTTCCGTGAAACTTGTCATATTAAAG GCTAATGGAAAAGCCTTTTGTGCTGGTGGTGATATTGTGTCAGCAACCGTGTGTTCACTTGCAG GACACTGGACCTCTAGTTTGTTCTTTTACAAGAAACTGCTTGCTTTGGTCTATTTAATGGCAACATATGCAAAGCCTACT GTGTCTCTCATCAATGGAATAGTTATGGGAGCTGGAGCAGGCCTATCCATGAACACGAAGTTTAGGGTTGTCACTGAAAAAGCA ATATTTGCGATGCCAGAAGTATCCATTGGACATGTTCCAGATGTTGGTagttcatattttctttctagaCTACCAGGCTATTTTG GTGAGTACATTGGACTGACTGGTGCAAGGCTAGATGGAGCAGAAATGGTAGCATGTGGCTTAGCTACTCATTTTGTCCATGCAGCg AAGCTAAATACAGTAGAAAGTCTTCTACAAAATGTTACTTCGGATGTAACAATGGCGACACTTATAGAAACATGCACAGATAAAGCAGTTCTGAAGGAAGATAGTTCGTTTAAAAG ATTGGAGACTATAAACAATTGTTTCTCAAAAGAGACTGTGGAAGAAATCATTATATGCTTg gAAAAGGAATTAGAAAATGGAGCAGAAGAATGGATAAAAAATGCATTAAGTTCCATGAGTTCGTCTTGTCCCTTAAGCctcaaaatatttcttaaatcg ATAAGATTGGGCCGTGTTCAAAACTTTAAACAATGCCTTTACCGGGATTACATTATTAGTGCTCACCTGCTAAGAAGAACTGTTAGCAATAATTTCTACGag GGTTCAAGAGCAAAGCTGTTTAGCAAAGACAACAAACCAAAG tgGGAACCATCGAAGTTAGAATTGGTTAGCGATGAAATGGTTGATCAGTGTTTGAGAAATATCGACGACGAGGATTTGGAGTGTTTGGAACTTCCTGATCATAGAATTGAAAGCAGATTGTAG
- the LOC106779804 gene encoding putative UPF0481 protein At3g02645, giving the protein MDSSIFNSEYDEDCWVIRVNEIVSESHHSVLKRIPVCIFHVPKSLSCGKPEAFVPQFVAIGPYTHFRPELYPMERIKIFAAKTVLDHFNKHELKQVVQEFRDSAIFIRAAYHKHLSIKDETLLYTVGIDALFLLNFFHKYVNDRQSGSFMRGLGEQTHCRGLTLTKDAIXRDILMVENQIPMFSLLNILQFESSEPTHSVQEYLGSMLLSFCKQHSPLKFTHSVTSSEAVSKHCHVLDLMYHLVVSDAVNSETPIPDPTEGTPEVQESPNYEAIAISFKKVRGVLTWTLRSLRKLKRVKNIPLGKPFKRQLDRIIKVSSRLDILSSNNSRSSSEDEEEKEEEEEEEEEVHMIINVPCVRELHSAGVIFQPVEGGNMAIEFDETKGIFYLPVVKLDVNSEVIMRNLVAYEALTQPDFLIFTRYTELMRGIVDSVKDVKLLMKAGIIESGSSLAVEEIDELFNGMSKSIRPAKTYKLDETINKVNKYYNDKRKANFFKASTDYVYRSWKFFTLLSTFLLLAMTAIETFCAAYDCKGYFKAI; this is encoded by the exons ATGGATTCTTCAATCTTCAATTCAGAATACGATGAAGACTGTTGGGTGATTCGAGTAAACGAAATCGTAAGTGAAAGCCACCACTCAGTCTTGAAAAGAATACCTGTTTGCATATTCCATGTTCCCAAATCTCTGAGCTGTGGGAAGCCAGAAGCCTTTGTTCCTCAATTTGTAGCCATTGGTCCATACACTCACTTTCGCCCCGAGCTCTATCCCATGGAAAGGATCAAGATTTTTGCTGCCAAAACGGTTCTAGACCACTTCAACAAACATGAACTCAAACAAGTAGTCCAAGAATTCCGCGACTCAGCAATCTTCATCCGTGCTGCGTACCACAAACACTTGAGCATCAAAGATGAAACCTTGTTATACACAGTGGGCATTGATGCTTTGTTCTTGTTGAATTTCTTCCACAAGTATGTCAATGACAGACAATCTGGCTCTTTCATGAGGGGATTAGGAGAACAAACTCATTGTCGTGGTCTGACACTAACCAAGGATGCCATCNTAAGGGACATCCTCATGGTGGAGAACCAAATTCCAATGTTCTCCTTGTTGAATATCTTGCAGTTTGAAAGCTCCGAACCTACTCATTCTGTTCAAGAGTACTTGGGTTCGATGCTCTTGTCATTCTGTAAACAACACTCTCCACTTAAGTTTACTCACAGCGTCACATCTTCTGAAGCTGTATCAAAGCATTGCCATGTCTTGGATCTCATGTACCATTTGGTCGTCTCTGATGCCGTAAACTCTGAAACACCGATACCTGATCCAACTGAAG GTACTCCTGAGGTCCAGGAAAGCCCAAATTATGAAGCCATAGCAATTTCCTTTAAGAAAGTTAGAGGTGTATTAACATGGACATTACGCTCTTTGAGGAAGTTGAAGCGCGTGAAGAATATTCCTCTTGGGAAACCCTTTAAACGACAACTAGATCGAATAATAAAAGTGTCCTCTCGACTTGATATTCTTTCGTCAAATAATTCAAGATCTTCTtctgaagatgaagaagaaaaagaagaagaagaagaagaagaagaagaagttcaTATGATTATCAACGTCCCTTGTGTGCGTGAACTTCATTCAGCCGGGGTCATTTTCCAACCCGTGGAAGGTGGCAACATGGCCATTGAATTTGACGAAACAAAGGGCATATTTTACCTCCCTGTGGTGAAACTGGATGTGAACTCTGAAGTGATAATGAGAAACCTCGTGGCTTACGAGGCCTTGACCCAACCAGACTTTCTCATCTTCACNAGGTACACAGAACTGATGAGGGGAATCGTAGACAGTGTGAAGGATGTGAAGCTGCTGATGAAGGCAGGGATCATAGAGTCAGGTAGCAGTCTCGCTGTGGAAGAAATTGATGAACTATTCAACGGAATGAGCAAATCCATTCGACCCGCCAAAACATACAAGTTAGATGAGACTATTAATAAAGTGAACAAGTACTACAATGATAAGAGGAAGGCCAACTTCTTCAAGGCCTCAACGGATTATGTGTACAGATCATGGAAGTTCTTCACACTTCTTTCCACCTTTCTTCTCTTGGCCATGACGGCTATTGAAACCTTTTGCGCAGCTTATGATTGTAAAGGGTATTTTAAAGCCATATGA